CCTTTCTGGCGACATTGGTCGATCTTAAACGAAGTAATAGGTGCAACCGGACAATAGATGGAATCGAGTGTCGCAGAAGGGTTCGACGATACCGACGGTTAAAGGAGATGGCATGACCGGTGAGGACTTTCCGCATCAGATCCCCAAGAGGTCTATTATGTGTGCGGATAAGTAGATGGACATGGCTGGACATCAGCACCCATGCATAACACCTGCAACCGGTAACTGAAAGCCCTTTTTCAAGACGAAACAGAAAATCGTTCCGGTCCTTATCATCAAGAAAAATATCTGACGATTCAGACCCCTGGTGATGACATGATGAAATGAATCGCACCGGGGACATTGAGTCGTCTGTGTCGAGGCATGCCGCTATGATAGCAATTCACCAAATCAACGTCAATTAAATTATTAAACTCTGGATATTTCATATAAGATACAGGCAGCAAGCACCGGGTAGGCTGCTTGCCATACAATTACTGCCATTGGTCTGAAGATTCTTTCATAGAGCAACCATTTTTTGAGTCAACTCCTCAATTTTTCTAATTTTTTTTTCACAAAACGAAAAATTTGTCCATGACGGTGATTTTCCGTCAATGTTATTTCCGTATCATTTAACGTGCCTGTGGCGGCGATAGCCGGGTGCTTGACGGTTAGTATATATCCCCTCCTATNNNNNNNNNNNNNNNNNNNNNNNNNNNNNNNNNNNNNNNNNNNNNNNNNNNNNNNNNNNNNNNNNNNNNNNNNNNNNNNNNNNNNNNNNNNNNNNNNNNNNNNNNNNNNNNNNNNNNNNNNNNNNNNNNNNNNNNNNNNNNNNNNNNNNNNNNNNNNNNNNNNNNNNNNNNNNNNNNNNNNNNNNNNNNNNNNNNNNNNNNNNNNNNNNNNNNNNNNNNNNNNNNNNNNNNNNNNNNNNNNNNNNNNNNNNNNNNNNNNNNNNNNNNNNNNNNNNNNNNNNNNNNNNNNNNNNNNNNNNNNNNNNNNNNNNNNNNNNNNNNNNNNNNNNNNNNNNNNNNNNNNNNNNNNNNNNNNNNNNNNNNNNNNNNNNNNNNNNNNNNNNNNNNNNNNNNNNNNNNNNNNNNNNNNNNNNNNNNNNNNNNNNNNNNNNNNNNNNNNNNNNNNNNNNNNNNNNNNNNNNNNNNNNNNNNNNNNNNNNNNNNNNNNNNNNNNNNNNNNNNNNNNNNNNNNNNNNNNNNNNNNNNNNNNNNNNNNNNNNNNNNNNNNNNNNNNNNNNNNNNNNNNNNNNNNNNNNNNNNNNNNNNNNNNNNNNNNNNNNNNNNNNNNNNNNNNNNNNNNNNNNNNNNNNNNNNNNNNNNNNNNNNNNNNNNNNNNNNNNNNNNNNNNNNNNNNNNNNNNNNNNNNNNNNNNNNNNNNNNNNNNNNNNNNNNNNNNNNNNNNNNNNNNNNNNNNNNNNNNNNNNNNNNNNNNNNNNNNNNNNNNNNNNNNNNNNNNNNNNNNNNNNNNNNNNNNNNNNNNNNNNNNNNNNNNNNNNNNNNNNNNNNNNNNNNNNNNNNNNNNNNNNNNNNNNNNNNNNNNNNNNNNNNNNNNNNNNNNNNNNNNNNNNNNNNNNNNNNNNNNNNNNNNNNNNNNNNNNNNNNNNNNNNNNNNNNNNNNNNNNNNNNNNNNNNNNNNNNNNNNNNNNNNNNNNNNNNNNNNNNNNNNNNNNNNNNNNNNNNNNNNNNNNNNNNNNNNNNNNNNNNNNNNNNNNNNNNNNNNNNNNNNNNNNNNNNNNNNNNNNNNNNNNNNNNNNNNNNNNNNNNNNNNNNNNNNNNNNNNNNNNNNNNNNNNNNNNNNNNNNNNNNNNNNNNNNNNNNNNNNNNNNNNNNNNNNNNNNNNNNNNNNNNNNNNNNNNNNNNNNNNNNNNNNNNNNNNNNNNNNNNNNNNNNNNNNNNNNNNNNNNNNNNNNNNNNNNNNNNNNNNNNNNNNNNNNNNNNNNNNNNNNNNNNNNNNNNNNNNNNNNNNNNNNNNNNNNNNNNNNNNNNNNNNNNNNNNNNNNNNNNNNNNNNNNNNNNNNNNNNNNNNNNNNNNNNNNNNNNNNNNNNNNNNNNNNNNNNNNNNNNNNNNNNNNNNNNNNNNNNNNNNNNNNNNNNNNNNNNNNNNNNNNNNNNNNNNNNNNNNNNNNNNNNNNNNNNNNNNNNNNNNNNNNNNNNNNNNNNNNNNNNNNNNNNNNNNNNNNNNNNNNNNNNNNNNNNNNNNNNNNNNNNNNNNNNNNNNNNNNNNNNNNNNNNNNNNNNNNNNNNNNNNNNNNNNNNNNNNNNNNNNNNNNNNNNNNNNNNNNNNNNNNNNNNNNNNNNNNNNNNNNNNNNNNNNNNNNNNNNNNNNNNNNNNNNNNNNNNNNNNNNNNNNNNNNNNNNNNNNNNNNNNNNNNNNNNNNNNNNNNNNNNNNNNNNNNNNNNNNNNNNNNNNNNNNNNNNNNNNNNNNNNNNNNNNNNNNNNNNNNNNNNNNNNNNNNNNNNNNNNNNNNNNNNNNNNNNNNNNNNNNNNNNNNNNNNNNNNNNNNNNNNNNNNNNNNNNNNNNNNNNNNNNNNNNNNNNNNNNNNNNNNNNNNNNNNNNNNNNNNNNNNNNNNNNNNNNNNNNNNNNNNNNNNNNNNNNNNNNNNNNNNNNNNNNNNNNNNNNNNNNNNNNNNNNNNNNNNNNNNNNNNNNNNNNNNNNNNNNNNNNNNNNNNNNNNNNNNNNNNNNNNNNNNNNNNNNNNNNNNNNNNNNNNNNNNNNNNNNNNNNNNNNNNNNNNNNNNNNNNNNNNNNNNNNNNNNNNNNNNNNNNNNNNNNNNNNNNNNNNNNNNNNNNNNNNNNNNNNNNNNNNNNNNNNNNNNNNNNNNNNNNNNNNNNNNNNNNNNNNNNNNNNNNNNNNNNNNNNNNNNNNNNNNNNNNNNNNNNNNNNNNNNNNNNNNNNNNNNNNNNNNNNNNNNNNNNNNNNNNNNNNNNNNNNNNNNNNNNNNNNNNNNNNNNNNNNNNNNNNNNNNNNNNNNNNNNNNNNNNNNNNNNNNNNNNNNNNNNNNNNNNNNNNNNNNNNNNNNNNNNNNNNNNNNNNNNNNNNNNNNNNNNNNNNNNNNNNNNNNNNNNNNNNNNNNNNNNNNNNNNNNNNNNNNNNNNNNNNNNNNNNNNNNNNNNNNNNNNNNNNNNNNNNNNNNNNNNNNNNNNNNNNNNNNNNNNNNNNNNNNNNNNNNNNNNNNNNNNNNNNNNNNNNNNNNNNNNNNNNNNNNNNNNNNNNNNNNNNNNNNNNNNNNNNNNNNNNNNNNNNNNNNNNNNNNNNNNNNNNNNNNNNNNNNNNNNNNNNNNNNNNNNNNNNNNNNNNNNNNNNNNNNNNNNNNNNNNNNNNNNNNNNNNNNNNNNNNNNNNNNNNNNNNNNNNNNNNNNNNNNNNNNNNNNNNNNNNNNNNNNNNNNNNNNNNNNNNNNNNNNNNNNNNNNNNNNNNNNNNNNNNNNNNNNNNNNNNNNNNNNNNNNNNNNNNNNNNNNNNNNNNNNNNNNNNNNNNNNNNNNNNNNNNNNNNNNNNNNNNNNNNNNNNNNNNNNNNNNNNNNNNNNNNNNNNNNNNNNNNNNNNNNNNNNNNNNNNNNNNNNNNNNNNNNNNNNNNNNNNNNNNNNNNNNNNNNNNNNNNNNNNNNNNNNNNNNNNNNNNNNNNNNNNNNNNNNNNNNNNNNNNNNNNNNNNNNNNNNNNNNNNNNNNNNNNNNNNNNNNNNNNNNNNNNNNNNNNNNNNNNNNNNNNNNNNNNNNNNNNNNNNNNNNNNNNNNNNNNNNNNNNNNNNNNNNNNNNNNNNNNNNNNNNNNNNNNNNNNNNNNNNNNNNNNNNNNNNNNNNNNNNNNNNNNNNNNNNNNNNNNNNNNNNNNNNNNNNNNNNNNNNNNNNNNNNNNNNNNNNNNNNNNNNNNNNNNNNNNNNNNNNNNNNNNNNNNNNNNNNNNNNNNNNNNNNNNNNNNNNNNNNNNNNNNNNNNNNNNNNNNNNNNNNNNNNNNNNNNNNNNNNNNNNNNNNNNNNNNNNNNNNNNNNNNNNNNNNNNNNNNNNNNNNNNNNNNNNNNNNNNNNNNNNNNNNNNNNNNNNNNNNNNNNNNNNNNNNNNNNNNNNNNNNNNNNNNNNNNNNNNNNNNNNNNNNNNNNNNNNNNNNNNNNNNNNNNNNNNNNNNNNNNNNNNNNNNNNNNNNNNNNNNNNNNNNNNNNNNNNNNNNNNNNNNNNNNNNNNNNNNNNNNNNNNNNNNNNNNNNNNNNNNNNNNNNNNNNNNNNNNNNNNNNNNNNNNNNNNNNNNNNNNNNNNNNNNNNNNNNNNNNNNNNNNNNNNNNNNNNNNNNNNNNNNNNNNNNNNNNNNNNNNNNNNNNNNNNNNNNNNNNNNNNNNNNNNNNNNNNNNNNNNNNNNNNNNNNNNNNNNNNNNNNNNNNNNNNNNNNNNNNNNNNNNNNNNNNNNNNNNNNNNNNNNNNNNNNNNNNNNNNNNNNNNNNNNNNNNNNNNNNNNNNNNNNNNNNNNNNNNNNNNNNNNNNNNNNNNNNNNNNNNNNNNNNNNNNNNNNNNNNNNNNNNNNNNNNNNNNNNNNNNNNNNNNNNNNNNNNNNNNNNNNNNNNNNNNNNNNNNNNNNNNNNNNNNNNNNNNNNNNNNNNNNNNNNNNNNNNNNNNNNNNNNNNNNNNNNNNNNNNNNNNNNNNNNNNNNNNNNNNNNNNNNNNNNNNNNNNNNNNNNNNNNNNNNNNNNNNNNNNNNNNNNNNNNNNNNNNNNNNNNNNNNNNNNNNNNNNNNNNNNNNNNNNNNNNNNNNNNNNNNNNNNNNNNNNNNNNNNNNNNNNNNNNNNNNNNNNNNNNNNNNNNNNNNNNNNNNNNNNNNNNNNNNNNNNNNNNNNNNNNNNNNNNNNNNNNNNNNNNNNNNNNNNNNNNNNNNNNNNNNNNNNNNNNNNNNNNNNNNNNNNNNNNNNNNNNNNNNNNNNNNNNNNNNNNNNNNNNNNNNNNNNNNNNNNNNNNNNNNNNNNNNNNNNNNNNNNNNNNNNNNNNNNNNNNNNNNNNNNNNNNNNNNNNNNNNNNNNNNNNNNNNNNNNNNNNNNNNNNNNNNNNNNNNNNNNNNNNNNNNNNNNNNNNNNNNNNNNNNNNNNNNNNNNNNNNNNNNNNNNNNNNNNNNNNNNNNNNNNNNNNNNNNNNNNNNNNNNNNNNNNNNNNNNNNNNNNNNNNNNNNNNNNNNNNNNNNNNNNNNNNNNNNNNNNNNNNNNNNNNNNNNNNNNNNNNNNNNNNNNNNNNNNNNNNNNNNNNNNNNNNNNNNNNNNNNNNNNNNNNNNNNNNNNNNNNNNNNNNNNNNNNNNNNNNNNNNNNNNNNNNNNNNNNNNNNNNNNNNNNNNNNTTTCAGGATGGCCAGCTTCGTACTTTTCAGAGGAAGATAAAGCACTGGAGGGCAACGAAAGGTCCTTCCGGGGAGGTTTTTCCCTCAGGTCCACAAACCTGGCAGGTTGAGCCAGTCTGATTTCACGCATATGGGTTCTTTGGGTATATCTGAAGCGCGCTCTATGGGTCGCTGTTCCGTCCTGTAGTTTTGGAATAAGAGATCTATTTGCTTTGTAATGATTTGGGATATGGTTCTTCATTGAGAGATTAGAGAATTCGTCAAATAATTGACTCTGTTGAATCCCCTGGTCCATACCTTCTTCGCCCCATACGCTCGGTTGAGCTCCGAGTTGGTCGCTTCGATTCCAGAACGAATTTTGAACGCTTCCTTGAATTCAGGGGCCTGCTGTTCTTTTTTCCGACGAACTATACCAGAGAAAAGGCAAATATTATATTGTCAAATTTATAGAATTATCAGAAGACGATAGAGAAATGATCATCAAGTATGTGTTTAAAAAAAACAGAGAGATCCTTAGATTATAATGAAAAAGCCTGATTATGACCACTCAATCCGAAAGTACCCGCATCCGCCACAGTGACCTTATTTCATCTCACCTACACAGACATCAACAACAAAAGGCCCTTGTTCTGTTTCGAAGGGGATAATAATACTGGGGCCGCCCATGGTATGGGAGACCGAGTGACCCTTGCCTGCGACTACAGTGGGGATGGCAGCGGAAATACTCAAGCCGAGCGATTCCAGCTTCTTTCTGGCCGCTCCTGAGACCATATTTGTGATCTCGCCAACGGCATCCTTAATATCACCATTTATCTCTTTGATATCTTCATCCAACATATTTGATACAATCTTCAATATACAACCCTCGGAAAAACTCAGGGCCATTGAACCGGTTGCCGCCCCTGTAAAACCTATTATCCCTGAGACATCGCCTATGGCCAGGCTGTCATTTTTAAGATATGGTCTGCCCGGACTCGGTTCAATAAAGGCCATGGTCTTTAAGACATCTATCGTCGCCTCCAAAAAGGGATTGATAAATCTGACATCCATATCCTGCTCCCTACTGTTTCTCTATAATTTTTTTGATTTTTTCATTCAGGACCTCGGCAGTAAAGGGTTTTACAATATAGTTACTGACACCTGCCTTGACCGCCTCCACAACGTTTTCCTTGAGAGACTCTGCAGTAACCATCAGAAATGGCAGACTGCTTAGTTCACTATCCGCCCTTACGGCCCTCAGAAGCTCAATGCCAGTCATGTTGGGCATGTTCCAGTCGGAGATGACAAAATCTATCTTTTGCGTTTTCAATTCCTTCAAGGCGTGAATACCGTCTTCGGCCTCGGTGACATCTTGATACCCAATCTGTCTCAAAAGGTTTTTAATGACCTTTCTCATCGTGGCAAAATCATCAACTATCAATATTTTCATATTTTTATCAGAACCCATGGCCTTGCCTCTTTTTGTAACTACATCTTCATCGTTTTTTAACCTTGAACCGTGAACCTGATAACCTGAGTAGTTAGCTTTTATCCTACATCTCACTCAATTCAAACAGACCCTCCGGATCCAATATCAATCCTACATTGCCGTCTCCCATGATAGCGCCGCTGGAAACCCCTTTGATATCTTTCAGGCCCTCGCCAAGGCCCTTGATCACTACTTCCTCTTCACCAATAATCTCATCCACCATGATGCACTCAGACTTGTCTTCACCTTCAATCACCGCTACTATGGCTTCCCATGGATTTTTATGCTCGCACTCTATCCCAAAAAATTTATGTAATCTCATCAGCGGCATTAGGTCGCCCATTACATTTATCATTTCACCCCTGCCGACCACATTGCTGTAAGATTCTCGTGGAGGGCGCAGCAGTTGTCTGATAGCACCCGTAGGGATGATATATCTTTCTTTACCCACCCTCACGGTTATGCCGTCAATAATGGCCATGGTAAGGGGGAAAAACGTCATAATGCTGGTTCCCTTGCCATAGACACTATTGATCTCTATCTTCCCTGACAATTTTTCCACCGCCTGCTTCACCACATCCATCCCGACTCCCCTGCCCGAGACATCCGTTACCTCCTTGGCAGTGGAAAGACCCGGATGAAAAATCAACTTATATATCTCCTGATCTGAAAGGCCTTGCGAGCTGTTAATAACTCCATTTTCAATGGCCTTTTTCAGTATCTTGTCCTTATCCAGCCCCTTTCCGTCATCAGATATCTCGATTACAATACTGCCGCCCCTATGATAGGCCTTGAGTTGAACCAGACCTTTCTCGGGTTTACCCGATTTTATTCTTTCCTTCCTGGACTCTATGCCGTGATCCACCGCATTTCGTACCATGTGCACAAGGGGGTTATATATCTCGTCCACCATATTTTTGTCTATGTCAGTATCCTCGCCCTCCATAACGACGCCAATCGATTTCCCGACCTTTCTGGAGAGGTCTCTTACCAGGCGGGACATCCTCTGAAAGGTCTGCTTGATCGGCACCATCCTCAAGCTGGTGGATGTCCTTTGGAGTTCTGATGTAATACTGGATAGTTGGGAGATGTCCTTAGCCAGCTTTCTGTCCATATTCGATTGAATAATAGGATTCTGCCTGATCATCGACTGGGTGATTACCAATTCACCGACCATATCAATAAGATCATCCAGCTTCTTTACATCTACCCTTATCGTAGCGGTATCCATGGCCTGTTTTGATTGTTTTCTCAGGGCTTGAGATACCTGTTTCGGGCTGACCTTACCCTCATCTATCAAGATCTCCCCTATCTTTTTCGAGGGTTCTGCCTGCGCAGCTTTCAGGCCCTCTTCCAAGGACTCCCGCGTTGTGGCGCCATCCTCAACCAGTATCTCTCCCAATTTCAGCGTCTTCTCTGTATCCGAAATCCCCTGTTGGGCAGCCTTTACCCGCTTCCTTAAGGCGGAAATATCTATATCCAGGGGTTCTGGCACCTTTCCTTCCAGGTCATCTCTCAACCTGGTGATCATTGCCTTCAGGGCATCGGCTCCATCCAGGACTACATCTATAGCCTGGGAAGTCATGGGCAGTTCGTCATTTCTTGCCTGGTCCAGAAGGGTCTCCAGGTCGTGGGCAAGATCTCTGATCTGTTCCAGATTAAGAAAAGCGGCTACTCCCTTGATGGAATGAAACGGTCTGAAGATGGCATTGATGTGATCTTTGTTCTCAGGCTCCTGTTCCAGATTCAATGTGTTGGTTTCGATCTCATCGATGTATTCCAGGCTCTCAATGATAAAATCCCTCAACAAGGACTCGTCCTGAACCTTGGCCTTTTCAGAAGGCTGTGATTCCTCTTTAGAGGCCTCAGTCACATCGTCCGCTATATGATCCCCTGTAAGTGCGGCAATTGAGCCCATAAAACCATCGATATCACCCTCATAACCGCCGGTATTCCTGAAACTGTCACCAATCTCCTGCAAGAGGGAAATTCCTTTTTCAAGGATATTAAATCCCGCTTCTTTGTCCTCTATACTATCAAGGATGATCTTCTCCAGAAGACTGCTCAATCCACTGGCCATCCTCTTTAACTGAGCTATCTTCAGGTCATCTGCTTCTTTTATTATGTCATCCAGATTATTAAGGAGCTTGCCCGCAGTCGGTATGTCGATTTCCCTGGTCTCGAGAAATAAAAATTCAGAGGCCATGCCGTCAATCAAATTCATCAAAGAATCACATTCCATAATTCACACCATCCTCACTATCTCTTCCGCGACCCGGTCCAACGGTACCACCTTATCTGCAGCGCCCATTTTTACCGCCTCCTTCGGCATTCCGAAGACAACGCATGATTTCTCATCCTGGGCAATTGTCTTTGCGCCGGCCTGCTTCATCCTTAGGAGCGTGTCCCGTAAATCATATCAGCCGAAGATTTCGATTCGGCCAAATTTTGGCCTTATGCCCCTCTGGACTTTCTGGAAATGCTGATTATTGAGATTCATTGTCATAAGAGCCTTATTCCACCCCCTGTTTTCCTCTATTTTATGCTCATATTGCCGTTTTTCTGTCGCCATATCTGTATAGCTTCAAAATATTGTGCGCACTGCACCATAAGGTGAATTCGTTCTTAACCTTCTCAAGTCCACGTAAGAGAAAGCCGGGGAAACCCTGACAATGTTTCATCTGCCCAAATACAGGTTCAATTATTCGCTTGCGAAATCCATAAATATATCGACTGACTGGGTTTTGGAGGTTCCTGTCCATGGCCTTGTATCTGTCGGAACGGTGCCTGATATTTTTGGAGCCGGATTCGGCCTTTCTCATCTCTTGCTCTTTCCGGGTTGAAACAAGAGCGTTTATTTCATCCTTGGATTCCAGGTATTCAAGATTATCGTCACTGCAATACCCTGCGTCAGCAAGGACTGTCTTTGCGTAAACATCTATTTCTGAAAGATTCTGCTGTGCCTGCTCCAGCATAGGTTTAAGCTGATGAATGTCATTGGCCTCATTCACCACGTCACAGGCAATAACTATCTGGTCTTCTGTAGCTACGGCCTGAGCATTATAACCTTGAATATAACCTTTGGACGTCTTCTGAATACGACTCTCAGAATCGGTCATATTGACCTTGGTTTCAGGCTTCACTGTGTCGTCAGGCTTTTGAGATTTTCTGCCGTGTTTCTTATGAGACTCCTTGCTCTTTTTGGCTTCAGCCTTTTTTCTGGCTTCCAGGTATTTTTTAGCCTCTTTGATCTTTGCAAGCCTTTTTTCTGCAGTACTCAAATCCTCAGGAAGTTCATCACCACGTTTGCTGCCATANNNNNNNNNNNNNNNNNNNNNNNNNNNNNNNNNNNNNNNNNNNNNNNNNNNNNNNNNNNNNNNNNNNNNNNNNNNNNNNNNNNNNNNNNNNNNNNNNNNNNNNNNNNNNNNNNNNNNNNNNNNNNNNNNNNNNNNNNNNNNNNNNNNNNNNNNNNNNNNNNNNNNNNNNNNNNNNNNNNNNNNNNNNNNNNNNNNNNNNNNNNNNNNNNNNNNNNNNNNNNNNNNNNNNNNNNNNNNNNNNNNNNNNNNNNNNNNNNNNNNNNNNNNNNNNNNNNNNNNNNNNNNNNNNNNNNNNNNNNNNNNNNNNNNNNNNNNNNNNNNNNNNNNNNNNNNNNNNNNNNNNNNNNNNNNNNNNNNNNNNNNNNNNNNNNNNNNNNNNNNNNNNNNNNNNNNNNNNNNNNNNNNNNNNNNNNNNNNNNNNNNNNNNNNNNNNNNNNNNNNNNNNNNNNNNNNNNNNNNNNNNNNNNNNNNNNNNNNNNNNNNNNNNNNNNNNNNNNNNNNNNNNNNNNNNNNNNNNNNNNNNNNNNNNNNNNNNNNNNNNNNNNNNNNNNNNNNNNNNNNNNNNNNNNNNNNNNNNNNNNNNNNNNNNNNNNNNNNNNNNNNNNNNNNNNNNNNNNNNNNNNNNNNNNNNNNNNNNNNNNNNNNNNNNNNNNNNNNNNNNNNNNNNNNNNNNNNNNNNNNNNNNNNNNNNNNNNNNNNNNNNNNNNNNNNNNNNNNNNNNNNNNNNNNNNNNNNNNNNNNNNNNNNNNNNNNNNNNNNNNNTCCGGATTATAGCTTCTGAAATTGTAGTTCATGAGGCCCTCAAAAAGCAATTATCATGTTGAAATTATATAATATTTTACCGAATTCGGCCTCATTTTGCAACTAATATTTGCGGGACAGACTCTTAGGAGCCCTTCTGCCCCATCTGCCCCCATACCGGTGAGTATGGCGCCGATCGAATTAGGGCCTGCATATTGGGCAGTTGACTTAAACAGTACGTCAACCGCGGGACGCTGATGGTGAACCATTGGACCAGTCTTGATCTCAACGTAATACCTGGCACCGCTCCTCCTCAGGATCATGTGGTAATTACCAGGGGCAATCAGTGCAAACCCCGGGTTTACAGAATCGTTATTTCTGGCCTCCTTTACCGTGATCTGACAGATATCATTCAATCTCTCTGCAAATGCCGTTGTAAACTTGGCCGGCATGTGTTGCACTACGACTATCCCCGGTGAATTGGAAGGCATCCTGGACAGGACATTCTTCAGCGCCTCTGTCCCGCCTGTAGAGGCGCCTATAGCGATAACCTTATTAGAGGTCTTTGAAAGGGCCTTTATCGGCTCAGACCTTACGGAAGCCGGTTGATTATCTGGATCCTTCCTTGCTATTTTTACCCT
The window above is part of the Deltaproteobacteria bacterium genome. Proteins encoded here:
- a CDS encoding chemotaxis protein CheX, encoding MDVRFINPFLEATIDVLKTMAFIEPSPGRPYLKNDSLAIGDVSGIIGFTGAATGSMALSFSEGCILKIVSNMLDEDIKEINGDIKDAVGEITNMVSGAARKKLESLGLSISAAIPTVVAGKGHSVSHTMGGPSIIIPFETEQGPFVVDVCVGEMK
- a CDS encoding response regulator yields the protein MGSDKNMKILIVDDFATMRKVIKNLLRQIGYQDVTEAEDGIHALKELKTQKIDFVISDWNMPNMTGIELLRAVRADSELSSLPFLMVTAESLKENVVEAVKAGVSNYIVKPFTAEVLNEKIKKIIEKQ
- a CDS encoding chemotaxis protein CheA; the encoded protein is MECDSLMNLIDGMASEFLFLETREIDIPTAGKLLNNLDDIIKEADDLKIAQLKRMASGLSSLLEKIILDSIEDKEAGFNILEKGISLLQEIGDSFRNTGGYEGDIDGFMGSIAALTGDHIADDVTEASKEESQPSEKAKVQDESLLRDFIIESLEYIDEIETNTLNLEQEPENKDHINAIFRPFHSIKGVAAFLNLEQIRDLAHDLETLLDQARNDELPMTSQAIDVVLDGADALKAMITRLRDDLEGKVPEPLDIDISALRKRVKAAQQGISDTEKTLKLGEILVEDGATTRESLEEGLKAAQAEPSKKIGEILIDEGKVSPKQVSQALRKQSKQAMDTATIRVDVKKLDDLIDMVGELVITQSMIRQNPIIQSNMDRKLAKDISQLSSITSELQRTSTSLRMVPIKQTFQRMSRLVRDLSRKVGKSIGVVMEGEDTDIDKNMVDEIYNPLVHMVRNAVDHGIESRKERIKSGKPEKGLVQLKAYHRGGSIVIEISDDGKGLDKDKILKKAIENGVINSSQGLSDQEIYKLIFHPGLSTAKEVTDVSGRGVGMDVVKQAVEKLSGKIEINSVYGKGTSIMTFFPLTMAIIDGITVRVGKERYIIPTGAIRQLLRPPRESYSNVVGRGEMINVMGDLMPLMRLHKFFGIECEHKNPWEAIVAVIEGEDKSECIMVDEIIGEEEVVIKGLGEGLKDIKGVSSGAIMGDGNVGLILDPEGLFELSEM
- a CDS encoding DDE transposase, encoding YGSKRGDELPEDLSTAEKRLAKIKEAKKYLEARKKAEAKKSKESHKKHGRKSQKPDDTVKPETKVNMTDSESRIQKTSKGYIQGYNAQAVATEDQIVIACDVVNEANDIHQLKPMLEQAQQNLSEIDVYAKTVLADAGYCSDDNLEYLESKDEINALVSTRKEQEMRKAESGSKNIRHRSDRYKAMDRNLQNPVSRYIYGFRKRIIEPVFGQMKHCQGFPGFLLRGLEKVKNEFTLWCSAHNILKLYRYGDRKTAI
- a CDS encoding chemotaxis response regulator protein-glutamate methylesterase is translated as MKRIKVLIVDDSAIVRKIFSEELSKFPDIEVVGTAPDPYVARDKIVKLNPDVITLDIEMPKMDGLTFLKKLMRYYPLPVIIVSSLTPKGGKLTLEAIDIGAVEVIAKPGGSYTVGDMSTQLAEKIRAASRVKIARKDPDNQPASVRSEPIKALSKTSNKVIAIGASTGGTEALKNVLSRMPSNSPGIVVVQHMPAKFTTAFAERLNDICQITVKEARNNDSVNPGFALIAPGNYHMILRRSGARYYVEIKTGPMVHHQRPAVDVLFKSTAQYAGPNSIGAILTGMGADGAEGLLRVCPANISCKMRPNSVKYYIIST